From Skermanella sp. TT6, a single genomic window includes:
- a CDS encoding tyrosine-protein phosphatase, giving the protein MEKLFTGLAASLSSLGFKAGFKAGLKAGFKAALAGLLGALSASLGIAALHMAIVFLGDNFHPVVAGQMYRSAQPTPERIARYREEYGIRTIINLRGDNTGSPWYDAEVEASRRLGIGHVDFRMSARRELTMAQFGDLMALLRTVEKPALIHCQSGADRSGLVSALYVAGIAGLGEEAAESQISFLYGHIPLWLGSAYAMNRSFEALEPALGFPKS; this is encoded by the coding sequence ATGGAAAAGCTTTTCACAGGCCTCGCGGCATCGCTGTCGTCGTTGGGCTTCAAGGCGGGCTTCAAGGCGGGCTTGAAGGCGGGCTTCAAGGCGGCCTTGGCCGGGCTGCTGGGCGCTCTGTCGGCCAGCCTGGGCATCGCGGCGCTTCACATGGCGATCGTCTTTCTCGGCGACAATTTCCATCCCGTGGTGGCCGGCCAGATGTACCGCTCGGCCCAGCCCACGCCGGAGCGCATCGCCCGGTACCGGGAAGAGTACGGGATCAGGACCATCATCAACCTGCGCGGCGACAATACCGGCAGCCCCTGGTACGACGCCGAGGTGGAGGCGTCGCGCAGGCTCGGCATCGGCCATGTGGATTTCCGCATGTCCGCGCGCCGGGAGCTGACCATGGCCCAGTTCGGCGACCTGATGGCGCTGCTCCGGACCGTGGAGAAGCCGGCGCTGATCCATTGCCAGTCCGGCGCGGACCGCAGCGGGCTGGTCTCCGCCCTCTATGTCGCCGGCATCGCCGGGCTGGGCGAGGAGGCGGCGGAAAGCCAGATCTCGTTCCTTTACGGCCACATCCCCCTGTGGCTCGGCTCCGCCTACGCGATGAACCGGAGCTTCGAGGCGCTGGAGCCGGCGCTGGGCTTCCCGAAGTCGTGA